In Lycium ferocissimum isolate CSIRO_LF1 chromosome 11, AGI_CSIRO_Lferr_CH_V1, whole genome shotgun sequence, a single genomic region encodes these proteins:
- the LOC132038346 gene encoding disease resistance protein Roq1-like encodes MLVEAIFLAYPKVSKNSYGLRPWTFNYVVILMNCSKSYPQIWRSYVHYHLALKSIRDLVIKYLKLRFLSISWCGHEKSEYRTVSLQHLIRTCIQCDFQQRDYFLISFPKVRIPELFDYQFINQKEISIDLNPSWYTDKFMGFSICGCPDEEDVALVATLVCKSDPERKHSLEYDFPKCWRESAMCFIYIPFETLWHASDNKEGKNPNDYYIVSRYRRGVRDELCWEFAQYESKNAR; translated from the exons ATGTTAGTGGAAGCAATATTTCTTGCTTACCCAAAAGTATCAAAGAACTCTTACGGCTTAAGACCTTGGACATTCAATTACGTCGTAATCTTAATGAATTGCAGCAAGAGCTACCCCCAAATTTGGAGAAGCTATGTGCATTATCATTTAGCCTTGAAGAGCATTAGAGATCTAGTAATTAAGTATCTTAAGTTGCGGTTTCTCTCAATATCATGGTGTGGTCATGAAAAATCCGAATACAGAACTGTCTCACTACAACATTTAATTAGGACATGCATCCAG TGTGACTTCCAACAAAGGGattattttctcatttcttttccCAAAGTTAGAATTCCAGAGCTGTTCGATTATCAGTTTATAAATCAAAAAGAGATCTCAATTGATCTGAACCCATCTTGGTATACTGATAAATTCATGGGTTTTTCAATATGTGGCTGTCCTGATGAAGAGGATGTGGCATTAGTAGCTACATTGGTCTGCAAATCTGACCCTGAAAGAAAACATTCCTTGGAGTATGACTTCCCCAAATGTTGGCGCGAGTCTGCTATGTGTTTCATCTACATACCATTTGAAACATTGTGGCACGCTTCTGACAATAAAGAAGGGAAGAACCCAAATGATTATTACATCGTTTCGAGGTATCGTCGAGGTGTACGGGATGAACTATGTTGGGAATTCGCACAGTATGAGAGTAAAAATGCAAGATGA